In Oceanobacillus sp. FSL K6-2867, one DNA window encodes the following:
- a CDS encoding MFS transporter — protein sequence MSTDKVLIDDLPLNKFHWKVTIYTAGGPFCDGYILSIIGIALALLAPQLGLSPLMIGLIGSSALVGIFFGGLIFGYLTDIIGRKTMYILDLVVFVVASVLQFFVGEGWQLLILRFVLGVAVGADYPIATSLLAEFTPRKHRGFMLSFLVLGWWVGAVAAFIVGYLLMDLGENSWRWILASSAVPSLIVLFLRAGTPESPKWLVSKGRIEEARVNLQKAFGEGADLGDIPAEPPKTSFLNIFRGGYDKRTIFMSVFWMMQVVPTFAIMTFAPSVLSAFGFNEGNTAHLGAVITSAFFLIGALITLFLVNKIGRRHILIWPFLITGITLFLLGIVSEASIGLIIGLFAIFAIFNGGSSVLQYVYPNELFPTEIRATAVGFGTAMSRVGAAVGTFLLPISMNGIGIGTTMIIGAVLCFIGFIVSLFMAPETRHLTLEESSRIDHSRNVSANKRTI from the coding sequence ATGAGTACGGACAAAGTGCTGATAGATGATTTACCACTTAACAAATTTCATTGGAAAGTAACAATCTATACAGCTGGGGGACCATTTTGTGATGGTTATATACTTAGTATAATTGGGATCGCCTTAGCATTATTGGCCCCACAACTTGGTCTTTCACCTTTAATGATTGGTTTGATTGGGTCTTCAGCATTAGTGGGAATTTTCTTTGGAGGGCTTATTTTTGGGTATCTTACTGATATAATCGGTCGAAAAACGATGTATATATTAGATTTAGTAGTATTTGTAGTAGCATCTGTACTTCAGTTTTTTGTTGGAGAAGGATGGCAACTTCTAATATTAAGATTTGTTCTTGGAGTTGCTGTAGGGGCAGACTATCCAATTGCCACATCTCTGTTAGCAGAATTTACTCCACGCAAACACCGTGGTTTTATGCTATCCTTCCTGGTTCTTGGTTGGTGGGTTGGTGCTGTAGCAGCTTTTATAGTAGGATATCTGCTTATGGATCTTGGCGAAAATAGCTGGCGGTGGATTCTGGCATCTAGTGCAGTTCCGTCTTTAATCGTGCTTTTTTTACGGGCGGGTACACCTGAATCACCTAAATGGTTAGTGAGCAAGGGACGTATAGAGGAGGCGCGAGTGAACTTACAAAAAGCCTTTGGCGAAGGTGCAGATTTAGGTGATATTCCAGCAGAACCACCAAAAACATCTTTCCTGAACATTTTTCGTGGGGGTTATGATAAAAGAACCATATTTATGAGTGTATTTTGGATGATGCAAGTGGTTCCTACTTTTGCTATTATGACTTTCGCTCCATCAGTTTTATCAGCTTTTGGATTTAATGAAGGAAATACTGCACATCTAGGGGCCGTAATCACAAGCGCCTTCTTCCTTATAGGTGCACTGATTACTTTGTTTTTAGTGAACAAAATTGGAAGACGACATATTCTAATATGGCCTTTTTTAATAACTGGTATAACATTATTTTTATTAGGTATAGTTTCAGAAGCTTCGATAGGCTTGATTATAGGACTTTTTGCTATATTTGCCATTTTTAATGGGGGTTCCAGTGTACTTCAATATGTATACCCAAATGAACTCTTTCCAACTGAGATTAGAGCTACTGCGGTAGGGTTTGGAACTGCAATGAGCAGAGTAGGAGCAGCAGTAGGTACGTTTTTGCTTCCAATTTCAATGAATGGTATTGGGATAGGAACAACTATGATTATTGGTGCTGTATTATGTTTTATCGGATTTATAGTTTCATTGTTTATGGCTCCTGAAACAAGACATTTAACTTTGGAAGAGTCTAGCAGAATAGATCATTCCAGAAATGTTAGCGCTAACAAAAGGACGATTTAA
- a CDS encoding FAD-dependent oxidoreductase yields METADIVIVGGGVIGTSIAFRLAGNHKVVLIEKGEIGSETSGACDKAIFLQSKKPGFPIKLAQTSRMVYENLEEELGIKIEFQKNGGMIVIENESHLDFMRKFVKQRNKAGINVKLVDQKEALAFQPCLSPGIIGATYCREDAEVNPLLLTQAFAEAAKRKGVIIRRHTEVTDIVTKESRVIGVQTNKGRIETELVINAAGPFASKVAEMAGIGLPIIPRRGVILISEKVKPIVHGNILCSQYIAAKHLSNNTDVPAYGIGLSLGQTESGNLLIGGSREFRGYDKAVELKILSAVAMHARRIAPSLEPVRIIRAMVGFRPFTSDGLPIISEVPHLKGFIIAAGHEGDGIALAPITGLLVASLLNEDSKYKDFLDQLKLDRFNATHASPKQG; encoded by the coding sequence ATGGAAACAGCTGATATTGTAATTGTTGGAGGCGGAGTAATCGGAACATCAATTGCTTTCCGGCTTGCTGGAAATCATAAGGTAGTTTTAATCGAAAAGGGGGAAATTGGTTCTGAGACTTCAGGAGCCTGTGACAAAGCTATTTTTTTGCAATCCAAAAAGCCTGGATTTCCTATTAAACTAGCACAGACGAGTCGAATGGTGTATGAGAATCTGGAAGAAGAATTAGGAATAAAAATTGAATTTCAAAAAAATGGCGGTATGATTGTCATTGAGAATGAAAGCCATCTTGATTTCATGAGAAAGTTTGTAAAGCAGCGAAATAAAGCAGGTATAAATGTAAAACTAGTCGATCAAAAAGAAGCATTGGCATTTCAGCCATGTTTATCACCTGGAATTATTGGTGCGACCTACTGTAGGGAGGATGCAGAAGTAAATCCTCTATTATTAACACAAGCATTTGCTGAAGCAGCAAAGCGAAAGGGGGTAATCATTCGCAGGCATACAGAAGTAACTGATATTGTTACAAAGGAAAGTCGAGTAATCGGAGTACAAACCAATAAGGGAAGAATCGAAACGGAACTTGTTATCAATGCTGCTGGACCCTTCGCCTCTAAAGTAGCGGAAATGGCCGGAATTGGACTGCCGATTATACCGCGCCGCGGAGTGATTCTAATTTCAGAAAAAGTAAAACCAATCGTTCATGGGAATATTTTATGTTCACAGTACATTGCTGCAAAGCATCTATCCAATAACACAGACGTCCCAGCCTATGGAATTGGACTTTCACTTGGACAAACGGAAAGTGGAAATTTATTAATAGGTGGGAGCAGGGAGTTTAGAGGATATGATAAAGCGGTTGAACTGAAAATATTATCAGCTGTTGCAATGCATGCTCGCCGAATAGCACCATCCTTAGAGCCTGTCCGAATTATTCGTGCAATGGTAGGGTTTCGTCCATTTACAAGTGACGGGCTGCCAATTATTAGTGAAGTACCGCATTTAAAAGGGTTTATTATTGCTGCAGGCCATGAAGGAGATGGAATTGCACTAGCTCCAATTACCGGTTTATTAGTTGCCAGCTTGTTAAATGAAGATTCGAAGTACAAGGATTTTTTGGATCAATTAAAACTCGATCGTTTTAATGCGACTCATGCTTCACCTAAACAGGGGTGA
- a CDS encoding (2Fe-2S)-binding protein → MIICRCEEVLLSDIITSVKNGAATLKAIKMETRAGMGICQGRTCRVLLEQAIAPYTDITIQEINNVLYKNPVRPISLANLSRSGKDPSL, encoded by the coding sequence ATGATTATTTGCAGATGTGAAGAAGTATTGTTAAGCGATATTATCACTTCCGTTAAAAACGGAGCAGCGACATTAAAAGCAATTAAAATGGAAACTAGAGCTGGAATGGGGATCTGTCAAGGACGAACGTGTCGTGTATTGCTGGAACAGGCTATCGCTCCTTATACAGATATAACTATTCAAGAAATAAATAATGTATTATATAAAAATCCCGTCCGTCCAATAAGTTTAGCGAACTTATCACGAAGTGGAAAGGATCCTTCTCTATGA
- a CDS encoding aspartate/glutamate racemase family protein codes for MDEKPLIGILMLDTNFDRPTGDIGNPETHPFPVAYQVVENATTDCVIKYGDTRLIDPFIIGAKALENKGVKAITTSCGFLALFQKEIQRELRVPFYSSSLIQIPMVQHITGGMVGVITARRSSLTQAHFQGVNAHRTPIAIAGMDDMPAFTNAILNETINLDRKAIAIEMQQVTLKLLAKNPIVKAIVLECTNMPPYKSAMREVTSLPIFDINTLTDYVAGGI; via the coding sequence ATGGATGAGAAACCACTTATTGGCATATTAATGTTAGATACAAATTTTGATAGACCGACAGGCGATATTGGTAATCCAGAAACACATCCTTTTCCAGTAGCATATCAAGTTGTTGAGAATGCAACAACAGATTGTGTAATTAAATATGGAGATACGCGATTAATTGATCCCTTTATTATTGGAGCTAAAGCTTTAGAAAATAAAGGAGTAAAGGCAATTACAACAAGCTGCGGTTTTCTCGCATTATTCCAAAAAGAGATTCAGCGCGAATTGCGGGTGCCATTCTATTCGTCAAGCTTAATACAGATTCCAATGGTACAGCACATAACCGGAGGGATGGTAGGGGTTATTACTGCACGAAGGTCAAGTCTGACTCAAGCACATTTTCAAGGTGTCAATGCTCATCGTACACCAATTGCAATTGCTGGTATGGATGATATGCCAGCATTCACAAATGCCATTCTAAATGAGACAATTAATCTGGATAGGAAAGCTATTGCAATTGAAATGCAGCAGGTTACATTAAAACTGTTGGCTAAAAACCCAATTGTGAAGGCGATTGTTTTAGAATGTACGAATATGCCACCATATAAAAGTGCGATGAGAGAGGTTACAAGTTTGCCAATTTTTGATATTAATACGTTGACAGATTATGTTGCTGGAGGAATATAG
- a CDS encoding NADH:flavin oxidoreductase: MMINSVNTSFKKLLSPLKIGKKEVKNRIVSTAHAVGFDNGVLNERHLRYQERKAEGGAGLIMTFGSASVYKESSASYGSVSLWDPENEPYLRDLAERVHAHGTLIISQATHMGRRGTSIVDGHPVHAPSANPEGVHREVPHVMRAEEIPPIVEAFAESAARLERCGWDGIEITSFGGHLIEQFWSPKINNRTDRYGGDFEGRIRFSIEVIKAVKEAVSDEFIISFRMTGDPKTEVIGLNQDDMLEIAKRLDELGCIDLFNISGGTGATYSAQAAVVPGDTFERGTFNELAKRMKAELSVPVLVAGRILDPSQAEDALINEDCDLVGMTRAIIADPDMPKKVQNGKLLDIRPCIACNEGCIGRVYTGMSMICTVNASIADNSLENFKTAKDKRRIIVVGGGPSGMETARVAASRGHKVIILESSDSLGGKVKFASLASERPHYGSHIIWLERELERLNVEIHTNTKGTLESVVELQPDSVVIATGSNSVNPYEREIKNLLFENEINLLNGNVNLESYRKVLIHDREGKYRGGSIANHVTQNSALHVELASPLWSVCEDLDEMQKAEMYRLLAKGNVKLSPNKTLVNKDGKLFQKDIWTGVSRIVKEDEVVVLIGYEHGDNELYEELISNSPDLDVQLIGDTVSPRRLNDAIAEGVRIGSVL; the protein is encoded by the coding sequence ATGATGATAAATAGTGTAAATACATCTTTCAAAAAATTGCTTAGTCCCCTTAAAATTGGAAAAAAAGAGGTTAAAAATCGAATTGTCTCAACAGCCCATGCAGTTGGCTTTGATAATGGTGTTTTAAATGAGAGGCATCTTCGGTATCAAGAGCGAAAAGCTGAGGGTGGTGCAGGTTTAATTATGACTTTTGGTTCCGCCAGTGTATATAAAGAATCATCAGCATCTTATGGTTCTGTCAGTCTTTGGGATCCTGAAAATGAGCCCTATTTAAGAGATCTTGCAGAACGTGTCCATGCACACGGAACGTTAATTATCTCGCAAGCTACTCATATGGGACGAAGAGGAACATCTATAGTAGATGGTCATCCAGTCCATGCCCCCTCAGCTAATCCAGAAGGGGTTCATCGTGAGGTACCTCATGTTATGCGTGCTGAAGAGATACCACCAATAGTGGAAGCCTTTGCTGAATCTGCAGCAAGATTAGAAAGATGTGGATGGGATGGAATCGAAATTACTTCTTTTGGCGGGCATTTAATTGAACAATTTTGGAGTCCTAAAATAAACAATCGTACAGATCGCTATGGAGGAGATTTTGAGGGAAGAATTCGTTTTTCTATTGAAGTAATCAAAGCGGTAAAAGAAGCAGTCTCTGATGAGTTCATTATCTCCTTTAGAATGACAGGGGACCCCAAAACAGAGGTAATTGGTCTCAATCAAGATGATATGCTTGAGATTGCAAAGAGGTTAGATGAATTAGGTTGCATAGATTTGTTTAACATCAGCGGGGGGACAGGAGCAACATACAGTGCACAGGCCGCAGTGGTACCTGGAGACACTTTCGAAAGAGGTACCTTCAATGAACTAGCAAAAAGAATGAAAGCTGAACTTTCAGTTCCTGTTTTAGTGGCAGGACGTATTCTTGATCCATCTCAAGCAGAAGATGCTTTAATAAATGAGGACTGTGATTTGGTAGGAATGACTAGAGCTATAATAGCCGATCCAGATATGCCAAAAAAAGTGCAAAATGGAAAACTGCTTGATATTAGACCATGTATTGCCTGTAATGAAGGGTGTATAGGGAGAGTTTATACGGGGATGTCAATGATTTGTACAGTTAATGCTTCTATTGCTGATAATAGTTTAGAAAACTTTAAAACTGCTAAAGACAAACGACGAATAATAGTGGTAGGCGGTGGACCATCAGGTATGGAAACTGCTCGTGTTGCTGCCAGTCGCGGTCATAAGGTAATTATTCTGGAAAGCAGCGACAGTCTTGGTGGCAAGGTTAAATTTGCTTCACTTGCTAGTGAACGCCCTCACTATGGAAGTCATATAATATGGCTGGAAAGGGAATTGGAGCGGCTTAATGTAGAAATTCATACTAACACAAAAGGTACACTTGAAAGTGTGGTGGAATTGCAACCGGATTCTGTTGTGATTGCTACAGGATCAAATTCAGTTAATCCATATGAAAGAGAAATAAAAAATTTACTTTTTGAAAATGAAATTAATCTACTTAATGGAAATGTTAATTTAGAATCATATAGAAAGGTATTAATACACGACCGGGAAGGAAAATATAGAGGTGGCAGTATAGCAAATCATGTGACGCAGAATAGTGCTTTACATGTTGAACTAGCTTCACCACTATGGTCCGTTTGCGAAGACCTTGATGAGATGCAAAAAGCTGAGATGTATCGACTCTTAGCGAAGGGAAATGTAAAACTATCACCAAATAAAACCCTTGTAAACAAAGATGGCAAACTATTTCAGAAGGATATTTGGACAGGAGTTTCACGGATTGTTAAAGAGGATGAGGTTGTTGTTTTAATAGGTTATGAACATGGGGATAATGAATTGTATGAAGAGCTTATTTCTAACAGTCCAGATTTGGATGTTCAGCTTATTGGAGATACCGTATCACCTAGGCGTTTAAATGATGCTATTGCTGAAGGTGTGCGGATTGGAAGTGTTTTATAA
- a CDS encoding (2Fe-2S)-binding protein: MRIKKHPILVSLERKEVRITFNGKNYPAFEGETIAAALLANQIRILRYTEKEKAPRGIYCGIGHCYECRVTVDGERSVRACVTGVKDQMKIISQGTDDDEI; this comes from the coding sequence ATGAGAATAAAAAAACATCCTATTCTTGTGAGTTTGGAACGAAAAGAAGTACGGATTACCTTTAATGGTAAAAATTATCCAGCGTTTGAAGGAGAAACAATTGCAGCAGCATTACTCGCTAATCAAATACGCATATTACGATATACCGAGAAGGAGAAAGCGCCACGAGGAATTTATTGCGGAATTGGTCACTGTTATGAATGTCGCGTAACTGTTGATGGAGAAAGAAGTGTAAGAGCATGTGTAACGGGTGTAAAAGATCAGATGAAAATCATATCTCAAGGGACAGATGATGATGAAATATGA
- a CDS encoding aspartate aminotransferase family protein yields the protein MDNLIELDKKHFIHPTSSIQQQQEKGAKIIVEKGEGIYLTDINGNVFIDAMSSLWNVNIGHGRNELAEAAADQMKKLAYSSAFSTFSHEPAIKLAAKIASLAPENLNAVFFTSGGSESNDSAVKLVRHYWKIQGEPKRRKIIALKRGYHGVAAASTSVTGIPEFWDMAGHLMNDFIHADTPYWEGTDKAIASLRSVIEEEGAENIAAFFAEPVQGAGGVLIPPSDYFKEVRELCNEYGILLVADEVITGFGRTGKFFGIENWGVTPDLMTFAKGVTSGYIPLGGVIVSDAIHSILKEKSKGTLFHGFTYSGHPTATAVALRNIDIIEKEGLVANAKAMGAYLLNGFQKIKEQLNIVGDVRTIGLLGAVELVQDPAANRRFPAKLQVALKVVEALHERGVICRAVTYDNTDIICFSPPLIMNSSQIDSMVEKLHDAILSVQKQLVHHTVNE from the coding sequence ATGGATAATTTGATCGAATTGGACAAAAAGCATTTCATTCACCCAACCTCTTCTATTCAGCAGCAACAGGAGAAGGGTGCAAAAATAATAGTTGAAAAAGGGGAGGGTATCTATTTAACTGACATAAATGGAAACGTATTCATAGATGCGATGTCATCTTTATGGAATGTAAATATTGGCCACGGCAGAAATGAACTTGCAGAAGCAGCTGCAGATCAAATGAAAAAGCTGGCATACAGCTCTGCTTTTTCAACATTTAGCCATGAACCAGCTATTAAGCTGGCAGCAAAGATTGCTTCACTCGCACCAGAAAATTTAAATGCTGTTTTCTTTACATCGGGTGGATCAGAGTCCAATGATTCCGCTGTTAAATTGGTACGTCACTACTGGAAAATACAAGGTGAGCCAAAACGCAGGAAAATCATAGCGTTAAAACGCGGCTATCACGGGGTTGCAGCCGCTTCTACAAGTGTTACGGGAATTCCTGAATTTTGGGATATGGCTGGCCATTTAATGAATGATTTTATCCATGCGGACACGCCTTACTGGGAAGGAACAGACAAGGCAATTGCGTCACTTCGTTCTGTTATTGAAGAAGAAGGTGCTGAGAATATTGCTGCATTCTTTGCAGAGCCAGTACAAGGTGCCGGTGGCGTGCTAATCCCTCCATCTGATTATTTTAAAGAAGTCCGTGAATTATGTAATGAGTACGGCATCTTGCTTGTTGCTGATGAAGTGATTACTGGATTTGGGCGAACTGGAAAATTCTTTGGTATTGAAAATTGGGGAGTAACGCCTGACTTAATGACATTTGCCAAAGGAGTGACAAGCGGCTATATCCCACTGGGCGGGGTAATTGTGTCCGATGCTATCCATAGCATATTGAAGGAAAAATCAAAAGGGACATTATTCCACGGTTTTACCTATAGTGGACACCCGACAGCAACTGCTGTTGCATTAAGAAATATTGATATTATCGAAAAGGAAGGCCTGGTAGCTAATGCTAAAGCAATGGGTGCATACTTGCTCAATGGATTCCAAAAAATAAAAGAACAATTAAATATCGTTGGTGACGTAAGAACAATAGGCTTATTAGGAGCAGTTGAGCTCGTTCAAGATCCAGCTGCAAATAGGCGCTTTCCAGCCAAATTGCAAGTGGCTCTGAAAGTGGTGGAAGCCTTGCATGAAAGAGGTGTGATTTGCCGGGCTGTTACGTACGATAATACGGATATTATCTGTTTTTCACCACCATTAATTATGAATTCTTCGCAAATTGACAGCATGGTAGAAAAATTACATGATGCTATATTATCTGTTCAAAAACAACTTGTTCATCATACGGTGAACGAATAG
- a CDS encoding NAD(P)/FAD-dependent oxidoreductase — translation MKYDLIIIGAGPAGMSAAIIAASHGARVALVDENPVPGGKLRGQVYKETKAGWWIGEKVARNMENKLKQLDVPCFLECEVWGIYPKWKVLLNNGEQLESDFVLIATGAAEKAIPIPGWTKPGVMAIGAAQVLTNIQRVKPGNRVAIIGIDVLSLTIAYDLKMAGVDVVGIYLPPLNSFSLDKSNPLKMIAYLSSLSHLAPNPILKLLGKLGRKESMQKFGVNYYPPFGMKVWGIPLHLRKAIVKIIGNEIVEEIEVAAVSRSGRLGKKKGKRIPVDCVCISGGLHPLIELASAAGCECVFIEELGGHIPLYNDKLETTQSNVFVAGSSTGVEGAKVAIAQGELVGTVICNRLGLVENGPEFIKIAKEKVNSERENAVIKFHPGLENGWTKLERLSWISEQ, via the coding sequence ATGAAATATGATCTAATTATTATCGGTGCTGGTCCTGCAGGAATGAGTGCAGCAATTATAGCAGCATCACATGGTGCACGAGTAGCATTGGTCGATGAAAATCCAGTTCCCGGTGGTAAATTACGTGGTCAGGTCTATAAAGAAACTAAAGCAGGCTGGTGGATTGGCGAGAAAGTTGCGCGAAACATGGAAAATAAATTAAAGCAATTAGATGTTCCGTGTTTCCTCGAGTGTGAGGTTTGGGGGATATACCCAAAATGGAAAGTACTGTTGAATAATGGAGAGCAATTAGAATCAGATTTTGTTTTAATTGCAACAGGTGCAGCGGAAAAAGCAATTCCGATTCCAGGCTGGACAAAACCAGGTGTTATGGCGATAGGTGCAGCACAAGTACTGACAAATATTCAGCGGGTAAAACCAGGAAACCGAGTTGCCATCATCGGGATTGATGTTCTCTCTTTAACAATTGCCTATGACCTTAAAATGGCTGGAGTTGATGTTGTTGGCATTTATCTTCCTCCATTAAACTCATTTTCTTTGGATAAATCCAATCCATTAAAGATGATCGCCTATCTTTCTAGTTTATCTCATTTAGCCCCAAATCCAATACTTAAATTACTTGGAAAGTTAGGGCGGAAAGAGTCTATGCAAAAGTTTGGGGTTAACTATTATCCGCCTTTTGGTATGAAAGTATGGGGAATCCCGCTACATTTAAGAAAAGCAATAGTTAAAATTATTGGAAATGAAATAGTCGAGGAAATTGAGGTAGCTGCAGTTAGTCGTAGTGGACGGCTTGGAAAGAAAAAAGGAAAACGAATACCTGTTGATTGTGTATGTATATCAGGAGGACTCCATCCATTAATCGAGCTTGCAAGCGCAGCCGGCTGTGAGTGTGTCTTTATCGAGGAATTGGGCGGGCATATACCATTGTATAATGACAAATTGGAAACAACACAATCAAATGTTTTTGTGGCGGGAAGCAGCACCGGTGTTGAGGGGGCTAAGGTTGCCATTGCACAGGGAGAACTTGTAGGTACCGTCATTTGTAATCGATTGGGACTAGTAGAGAATGGACCAGAATTCATAAAAATAGCAAAAGAAAAAGTTAACTCAGAGCGAGAGAACGCCGTTATTAAATTTCATCCTGGGCTTGAAAACGGCTGGACAAAACTGGAGCGTTTATCCTGGATTAGTGAACAGTAA
- a CDS encoding FAD-dependent oxidoreductase — translation MNHGIKIRNLGNILSPISIGPIKIKNRILVSAHQPVLAENGLPTEEYLQYHQNLAAGGAGLQITGATSVHPTGMNEYNCLVNHDETIIPGYQKLAKVVHEEGGKILAQLTHFGATGWTGVLEEPAWAPSPVGSEIMRVTPHEMTAGEIQEVVKAFGEAAYRAKAGGLDGVEITAAHGMLISAFLSGYANHRTDQYGGNLANRMRFLIEVIDTVYKYVGEDFIIGIRFSADEKVDGGIDITQAKEIAKRLELTKKVDYLNVISGTNLDRFQRWEHWPATPAPHGLFVNLAKQIKEVVKLPVFAVGRVTEPELAEKIISEGFADMVAMTRGHIADPEIIKKIREKRPEDIRPCVGSNYCIKQVLQSKPVRCIYNPSAGRSKKLGPIIPAIENKKVIIIGGGPAGLEAARVAAIRGHTVEMYEKNNKIGGQLRLWANTPSMNELQKSINWFENQIEKLNIKVHFNNEITKDMLLKLDADEIIVATGAEPADLGSENWLPSLSVNEDILVKIVTPHQVLDSKNIEFKKAIIWDHAGGEAGSQIAISAAEYLINNGAEVEIVSPTFSIGEDIHPTLRTPLYKRLLTNGAVLKPNSRIQSIHNREIEIENIYSDEQHVSSNVDVLVTWLGNKANDRIYKALLNNGFKNVHLLGDAVAPRTVEAATYEGAKIARRI, via the coding sequence ATGAATCACGGAATCAAAATTCGGAATCTTGGTAATATACTTTCCCCGATTAGTATTGGTCCAATAAAGATAAAAAATAGAATTTTGGTATCAGCTCATCAACCTGTTTTAGCAGAGAATGGTTTACCGACAGAAGAGTATCTTCAATATCACCAAAATCTCGCGGCTGGAGGAGCGGGGCTGCAGATAACGGGTGCAACATCCGTACATCCCACTGGAATGAATGAATATAACTGTTTAGTGAATCATGATGAAACTATTATTCCCGGCTATCAGAAATTAGCAAAGGTAGTTCACGAAGAAGGTGGAAAGATACTTGCTCAATTAACACATTTTGGTGCAACTGGTTGGACAGGAGTCCTGGAGGAACCAGCATGGGCACCTTCACCCGTTGGCTCAGAAATAATGCGTGTAACACCTCATGAAATGACAGCAGGGGAGATACAAGAAGTAGTCAAAGCTTTTGGGGAAGCAGCTTACAGAGCTAAGGCAGGTGGTCTCGACGGAGTTGAAATAACGGCAGCTCACGGTATGTTAATTTCTGCATTCCTTTCAGGTTATGCAAATCATCGAACTGATCAATACGGTGGTAATCTAGCTAATCGTATGCGTTTCTTAATTGAAGTTATCGATACAGTTTATAAGTATGTTGGTGAGGATTTTATTATTGGTATTCGTTTTTCAGCTGATGAAAAGGTTGATGGAGGTATAGACATCACACAAGCAAAAGAAATTGCTAAGCGATTGGAGTTAACAAAAAAAGTAGACTATTTAAATGTTATTTCTGGTACTAACTTGGATCGATTTCAACGATGGGAGCATTGGCCTGCTACCCCCGCACCGCACGGACTTTTTGTAAATTTAGCTAAACAAATTAAAGAGGTAGTAAAGCTCCCCGTCTTTGCAGTTGGGCGAGTAACCGAACCTGAACTGGCTGAGAAAATTATTTCCGAAGGTTTTGCAGACATGGTAGCGATGACTCGAGGACATATAGCTGATCCAGAAATCATAAAAAAGATTCGAGAAAAACGCCCTGAAGATATACGTCCGTGTGTTGGTTCGAACTATTGTATTAAACAAGTGCTTCAAAGTAAACCAGTTCGCTGTATATATAACCCATCAGCTGGCCGTTCAAAGAAATTAGGACCAATTATACCTGCAATAGAAAATAAGAAGGTAATCATTATAGGGGGAGGTCCTGCTGGATTAGAAGCTGCTAGAGTTGCTGCTATACGCGGGCATACAGTAGAAATGTATGAAAAAAATAATAAAATTGGGGGACAATTGCGGCTTTGGGCAAATACTCCTTCGATGAATGAACTCCAAAAGTCAATAAATTGGTTTGAAAATCAAATAGAAAAATTAAATATAAAAGTACATTTTAATAATGAAATTACAAAAGATATGCTCTTAAAACTAGATGCCGACGAAATTATAGTTGCAACAGGAGCTGAACCAGCTGACTTAGGTTCAGAAAATTGGCTTCCTTCTTTGTCAGTAAACGAAGACATATTGGTTAAAATAGTTACTCCTCATCAAGTACTGGATAGTAAAAACATTGAATTTAAAAAAGCAATCATATGGGATCATGCAGGTGGTGAGGCTGGAAGTCAAATAGCAATAAGTGCTGCTGAATACCTTATAAATAATGGTGCTGAAGTTGAAATTGTTTCTCCAACCTTTTCTATTGGTGAAGATATCCATCCAACATTAAGAACACCATTATATAAACGGTTGTTAACAAATGGAGCAGTTTTAAAGCCAAACAGCAGGATACAATCTATTCATAATAGAGAAATAGAAATTGAAAATATTTATTCTGATGAACAGCATGTAAGTTCAAATGTTGATGTCTTAGTTACATGGCTAGGAAATAAAGCAAATGACAGAATTTATAAAGCCCTTTTAAATAACGGGTTTAAAAATGTGCATTTATTAGGAGATGCAGTAGCTCCTCGAACAGTTGAAGCAGCAACGTACGAAGGTGCAAAAATAGCCAGGAGAATTTGA